The DNA sequence TACGCACCAGCACACCGATGGCAATACCTACCCGTACGTAGCGCTCGACGTGTCCAGCGCATCGCATCCGGTCTACACCGGCCAGCAGCGCAAAACGACGTCCGAAGGCCGTATCGCGGGCTTCAACAAGCGCTTCGCCGGATTTACCACGAAGAAGTGATCGCTCTTTTCACAACGCCAAGACGATCCGCTCGAATACCCGAGCGGATCGCGTCCTCACCCCGATAGCAATCATCCAAGCCACGGAAGACGCTTCAATGTCCCGCAAGACCCGCCTCCTTACTGTCCGCACACCCGCCCGACTCGTTTCCGCCCTCGCCCTGCTACCCCTGACGGCACTGGGCGCTGACCAGCCCCTGAACCTCGAACCCACGGTCATCACCGCCACCTCCACGGCGCGCCAGCTGAGCGATGCCCCCGCAAGCGTTACGGTCATCACCCACGAGGAACTGAGCATGCGGCCCGTTCAGGATCTCGAAGATGCCCTGCGTGGCACGCCGGGGCTCCAGTTCACAGGCATTGGCATGACGCGCCGTGGCGTCAGCATTCGAGGGATGGGAAGCGAGCACACCTTGGTGCTGATGAATGGACAGCGCATCAATACCGCCGCTGGCGCCGTGGCGCATGCCGATTTCGACCTAGGCTGGATGCCGGTGGAGGCGATCGAACGCATCGAGGTGATACGCGGCCCGATGTCCTCGCTCTACGGTTCCGAAGCGCTCGGCGGTGTGATCAATGTCATCACGCGGCGCGCGACGGACGCATGGCAGGGCGCGGCGCAGATCAACGGCGGCGTACGCGAGGACGGGCGCGGCGGCCAGATACATCAACTGGGGATCTATGCCGGCGGCCCACTTGTGCCTGGACTGCTCGGCCTATCCTTGAGCGGCGAGACGCGGCGCCGCCAGGAAACGCCCTTTAACGAGGACGCCTCGCTGTCGGAGATCGAAGGCCGTGACGCGCACAGCGGCGACATCACCCTGAGCTGGACGCCAGACACCGCGCAACGCATCGACTTCAGCTATGCAAGCGGCCTTGAGGATCGCTGGCGCAATACCCGCAGTGCAGGACGCGCACCAGTGGATTACGAGTCCAGCGATCGTATCGAACGTGAGCGATTCTCCCTCGCCCATAGTGGCGATTGGACGTGGGGCAGCAGCTCGCTGCGCGCCTACCGCAACACACTGGAGCGCACCAACCGCTATACCAACGGCGTGGTCCCCTCCTCGCCACGTCAGGAACTCACCGACGACATCGTCGATGGCAGCCTGACCCTGCCATTCGCCGGCATGCACTTGATCACGCTCGGCGGCGAGTGGCGCAAGGAGCAGCTGGAGGACGGCGGTTTTACGACAGGCGATGCCCGAATCATTCACCGTGCGCTGTTTCTGCAGGATGAAATTCAGTTCAACCCAGCGTGGTCGCTGGTCCTGGGTAATCGCTTCGATCAGCACGAGGAATACGGCTGGCACAACAGCCCGCGTGCCTACCTGGTTCACCATGTCAACGATGCCCTGACGATCAAGGGCGGCGGTGGCCGCGGGTTCAAGGCGCCCTCACTCAAGCAGCTATCGCCGGGCTATTCGGCGATCGGCGGCGGCGGGATGTTCAGGATCTACGGCAATCCGGACCTCGAACCGGAGATCAACACCATGTACGAAATCAGCGCGGACTATCAGGCAGACGGCTGGTCCGTGAACGCGGGTGTCTTTCAGAACAACGTGCGCGGTCTGATCCAGACGGTCTGCGTATCGAGCTGTGGCGTTCGCGGCCAAGAAGTTCGCAACTACGACAACGTCGACGAGGCGCGCATCCGCGGGCTCGAGCTAGGCGGCGGTCTGGATTTGCCCGCCAACCTGCGCTGGGACCTGAATTACACCTACCTCGACGCCATCGACCGCAGCGCCGACCGGCGCCTGGGTGATCGAGCACGCCATCTGGCCAACACCCAACTGCAATGGACGCCGAACGCCACGTTCACCGGGCAGCTGCGTGGCGAATACGTCGGCAGCCAGCTGACCTATTCCAGCAACACGGCCTATGCGGTGCCGGCCTACAGCCTGTGGCATCTGGAACTGACGCAGCGGATTACCGACACCCTGAGCATTCGCGGCGGCATCGAAAACCTGACCGACGAAGACTTCAGCGATGCGTCTGACAGCTTCACCTTCGCCGAACCGGGCCGCACCTATCACGTCGGCTTGAGCCTGAGTTTCTGACATGACCAGTTGGATCAAAATCGGCGTGGCGCTAATCGCGCTGGCCGGCTGGGGAGCGGCTGCGTTCGCCAACCCGGTACGGCAAGACATTCATGTACAGGTGCTGACGACCGACTTCGTCCTGCAGGGCAAGTTCGACCGGCTGGCGGGCTGGGCGGACCAATACGGTGTCACTCTCGATACGCTGCGCGTGTCCTCTGTAGCTACGCCGCAACACGGGACTGACACGGACCTGCTGATACTGGACACGCCGCGCCCTGGGGACCTTGCAACAGTCCAGCAGCAGTTCGACGCGCTAATCGCGAAGGGCACGCCTTGGATACGCGTCGGCGGTGGCTCGCCTGCCTTTGGCAACCTGCCCACGCCGGTCGCCAAGCGGTTGATCGGTTATTACGCCAACGGTGGCGAGCAGAACTTCAGGGATCTGTTCGCCTACCTGCAAGCCTGGCACGACGACCTCCCCACCGACTCGATTCCTGCCCCTACGGAGCTGGGCAAGGTCGGTTTTTATCACCCCGACGCACCCGCGCCCTTTACAGAACTCGACGACTACCTCGCCTGGGGCGCCGATCGCTGGACGATAGATGCGCCGCGTGTCGCCTTCGCCATTCACCGCGGTGCCGTCGTCGATAGCCAGTTGCAGTTGATCGACGCGTTGATGAAAAGCAG is a window from the Pseudomonas sp. MTM4 genome containing:
- a CDS encoding type B 50S ribosomal protein L31; amino-acid sequence: MKPGIHPDYRPVLFHDTAADVYFLIGSTVEASRTHQHTDGNTYPYVALDVSSASHPVYTGQQRKTTSEGRIAGFNKRFAGFTTKK
- a CDS encoding TonB-dependent receptor domain-containing protein is translated as MSRKTRLLTVRTPARLVSALALLPLTALGADQPLNLEPTVITATSTARQLSDAPASVTVITHEELSMRPVQDLEDALRGTPGLQFTGIGMTRRGVSIRGMGSEHTLVLMNGQRINTAAGAVAHADFDLGWMPVEAIERIEVIRGPMSSLYGSEALGGVINVITRRATDAWQGAAQINGGVREDGRGGQIHQLGIYAGGPLVPGLLGLSLSGETRRRQETPFNEDASLSEIEGRDAHSGDITLSWTPDTAQRIDFSYASGLEDRWRNTRSAGRAPVDYESSDRIERERFSLAHSGDWTWGSSSLRAYRNTLERTNRYTNGVVPSSPRQELTDDIVDGSLTLPFAGMHLITLGGEWRKEQLEDGGFTTGDARIIHRALFLQDEIQFNPAWSLVLGNRFDQHEEYGWHNSPRAYLVHHVNDALTIKGGGGRGFKAPSLKQLSPGYSAIGGGGMFRIYGNPDLEPEINTMYEISADYQADGWSVNAGVFQNNVRGLIQTVCVSSCGVRGQEVRNYDNVDEARIRGLELGGGLDLPANLRWDLNYTYLDAIDRSADRRLGDRARHLANTQLQWTPNATFTGQLRGEYVGSQLTYSSNTAYAVPAYSLWHLELTQRITDTLSIRGGIENLTDEDFSDASDSFTFAEPGRTYHVGLSLSF